A single region of the Malus sylvestris chromosome 8, drMalSylv7.2, whole genome shotgun sequence genome encodes:
- the LOC126633017 gene encoding uncharacterized protein LOC126633017 yields MAYVERGVVKSKRSIWRLKTITDFFWAIVNLMGVFFATMFSMEKSDAYKKGSASGKKWDGGGPGGPGGPYGGRPRGPPRGLDNVRGIDHSAVPACGSCCG; encoded by the exons GTGTTGTGAAATCCAAGCGATCCATTTGGCGACTCAAGACGATAACTGATTTCTTCTGGGCCATTGTCAACTTGATGGGCGTGTTTTTTGCTACAATGTTCTCG ATGGAAAAGTCTGATGCTTACAAAAAAGGATCTGCTTCTGGAAAGAAATGGGATGGTGGTGGCCCCGGAGGCCCTGGAGGGCCATATGGTGGCCGTCCACGCGGGCCACCTCGAGGACTAGACAATGTCCGTGGAATTGACCATA GTGCTGTGCCCGCCTGTGGTTCCTGCTGTGGTTAA